The Paenibacillus mucilaginosus 3016 genome includes the window GCAGCGGAAGCACGATGCGGAAGAACGTGCCGTATGTGCTTGTGCCGTCCACAACAGCGGATTCTTCAATCTCCATCGGGATCGACTTGATGAACCCGTGGAACATGAAGATCGAGAGCGGTGCACCGAAGCCGATGTAGCAGACTACGAGACCGAAGATGCTGTCAAACAGGCCGGCCGTCTTCGCTACACGCACCAGCGGAATCATAATCGACTGGAACGGGATGACCATCGCCGCGACGAAGATCAGGAACAGGAAGTTGTTCAGCTTGTTCGGATGGCGGACCATCCGGTAAGCCGCCATGGCACTCAGGAAGGCGATGGCGAGGTTCGCAATCACCGTAATAATGAGCGAGTTCGTCAGTACCGTCGGGAACTTGAGGATCTTCCAGGCCCGCACGAAGTTATCCCACATCAGGGAGGTCGGCAGCGAAGTCGGGTCCGTCAGCAGGTCCGCGAAAGTTTTGAACGAGTTGACGATAACGAAGTAGAACGAAACCAGGAACAGCAGACCGAGCAGGATGGCGATAATCTCAAGGCTGAATGTACGGATGGTATAGCGTGGTGTTTCCATTACACTTCAACCTCCTTGCTTTTCGTGATGCGTACTTGGATGGTGGTGATCACCGCTACGACAATGAAGAACAGGAACGCTTTGGCCGTACCGAGACCGAACCGGTTATTCTGGAACGCTTCCGTGTAGATATTGAGTGCGACGGATTCCGTTGACTTGAACGGACCGCCCTTGGTCAGCGACAGGTTCAGGTCGAACATCTTGAAGGCGTTCGAGATCGCGAGGAACAGACACACCGTCACGGCCGGCATGATCAGCGGCACGATGATCTGGTAGAGCAGCTGCCAAGGCTTCGCCCCGTCAAGCTGTGCGGCTTCCATGATATCCTTCGGCACGTTCATCAGTGCCGCAATGTAGATGACCATGAAGTAACCGGCTGTCTGCCAGGCGAAGACGATGACAATGCCCCAGAAGGCCGTCACTTCATCCCCGAGCCAAGGCAGGTTGAAGAAGGGAATGTTCGTGAGCTGCCCGATCGCCGGGAAGCCCTTCACGAAGATGAACTGCCAGATGAAGCCGAGCAGCAGGCCGCCGATGACGTTCGGCAGGAAGAAAACGGTACGCAGCGTATTGCGCAGCTTCAGCGGACGCGTGAGAATCAGCGCCACAGTGAAAGCCAATACGTTCGATATGATGACGGCCGCCACGGAGAACCGTACGGTGAACCAGAAGGATTTGAGGAAATCCGGATCATTGAACAAAATTTGCTTGAAGTTGGCGAGACCGCTCCATGTGACTTTACCAGAAACCCCATTCCAATCGGTGAACGAGTAGTACATCCCGAGGAAAAAAGGCACGATCACAATCAACGCGAAGCAGATGAAAGCTGGGCCGACAAACACGAGCTGTTCGAGCCAGTCTGCCGATTTTCGTCGATTCATCGTATGTTCCTCCTTTGAAATTCGCACTTTTTTTTACTTTGCTTTTTGTCTATAGTACAGAGTATACAAAATGCAGCCCCTCTCCCAACACAGAGAATGATGAACCGTTAGGTGTAATATATTGACCTATCGTGCGGGAGACGTATGGAAAGGAGACCGATGTGGGCCGAAATTCGCTTCGCTTCAAGTTAATCGTGGTCCTGCTGATTGCAACCATTGCTCCCATCGTGACGTCCATGATCGTAACGAATGCTTATACGAAGCAGTCCGTCAAGGAAAAAGCGATCCAGGAGAACACCAACCTGCTGGGACAGAGCCGGATCAATATAGTCAATTATATGAACCAGCTTATCGACCTGAGCTTCAGCGTCTATAAGAATCCGTCCTTCATCCGCCTGATGGACCTCGGGTTCCGGGGCTATCAGAGCGAGGCGGAGATCAAGAATCTCATCCGGACCATCGCCGTCAACCGGGAAGTGTTCCAGGTATATATGAACATTCTGGAGCGCAATCCGGGGGAGGACCGGTCATTCCTGCTCACCAACAACACGGTGATCCGGCCGAGTCCGGAAGTGACGATGCCGCTGAATCCGCTGATCAAACCCGGATCCTACGAAGCTGTTGTGGAAACGACGCATACCAGCCATGATTACGGTTTATCGCTTTTAGCTTACTTTACCCCCCGGGAAGTTCTGACTATTCACCGGGCGATCTACCGGGTTCCATCCATGGAGCATATTGGAAGCCTCTCGGTGGACTTCCCCCTTGATACCTTGTCCGGGCTTCTGCACCAGCTGCTGAACGACCAGGAGGAGGCTTACCTCCTCGACAGCGAGGGACGGCTGATCTACTCCAGCGTTCCCGGTGTGAAATTCGGCTGGAAGCTGCAGGACCCCTGGGTGGAGCAGATGCTCCAGGCTTCGGATACCCACGGGACGATGGAGGACAAGAGCAGCATTCACCTGTATGAGAAGATCGAAACCCCTTACATGAATTGGTATCTCGTCAAAAAAGTTCCTTATGAACAACTTTACCGCGGAGCGAGAGAGTTGACGCAGATTCAGTTCCTGATTCTCGGCATTCTGCTGTTCGTGGTGGCCGGCCTGACGCTGTGGATCTCGGTCCGCTTCACCCGTCCGATCAAGGAGCTCATCGGCTACATTAACATCATCCAGACCGGGCAGCTTGATGTGGACATCCAGGTGCGGACCAAGGACGAGATCGGCATCCTCGCCCGGCGCTTCCGCCTGATGATGGATACGATCAACGACCTGATCACCCGGGAGTACAAGCTGGGGCTCGCCAACAAGACGAACCAGCTGAAGGCGCTGCAGGCCCAGATTAACCCGCACTTCCTGTACAACTCGCTGCAGTCGATCGGTACGCTCGCACTGCAGCACCAGGCGCCGAAGGTATATCACCTGATCTCCACCCTGGCCAAAATGATGCGGTACAGCATGAACACCAGCGAGAGCCTCGTGCCGCTCCGCAAGGAAGTCGAGCATGCCAAGGCGTACCTCGAGCTTCAGCAGCAGCGCTTTGAGAACGAACTGACGGTCGGTTATCATATAGATGAAGCGACAGTGGACTGCGTGCTGCCGAAGATGACCCTGCAGCCGCTCATCGAGAATTATTTCAAGCACGGCTTCGATCCGCGGGAGAACCCGGGGGAGCTCATCATCTCCTCCCGTCTGCTTGCCGACGGATCGGTGGAGCTCACCGTGGAAGACAACGGCCGCGGCATGAGCGACGAAGCGCTGCAGGAGCTGTCGCTCCGCCTGGCGCAGAGCGATCCAGCCGCCGAAGCGGCCGACCCCGGCCATCTTGGCGAGAGCATCGGGCTGAAGAACGTCAAGAACCGGCTCGAGCTTCATTTTAACCATACCGCGGTCCTCTTCCTGGAGCACCGCGAACCTACCGGACTGCGGATCACCCTCCGCTTTCCGTCCACACCGCTAGGAGGAAGCACACTGTGATTGCCATCATCGTAGATGACGAGAAACATGTAAGGGAAGCCATCAAGCTGCTGGTGCCGTGGGAAGAATTCGGCATTACCCGGATCCTGGAGGCCCAGGACGGACTGGATGCGGCCGATCTGATCGCCGAGCATAGGCCCCAATTGATCTTCACCGACATGATGATGCCGCTTCGCAGCGGCACGGAGCTGCTTGACTGGCTCCAGCTGCATTACCCGGAGGGCAAGACGATCGTGATCAGCGGTCATGACGACTTCGAGTTCGTCCGCCATACCGTCAAATCGGGCGGCATTGATTATATCCTGAAGCCGATCGACGCCCAGCAGCTCTATAAGGCCGTGGACAAGGCCGTTACGGCCTGGAAGCGGGAGGAAGCCGAGCGGCTGCTGCAGACCGAGCGCAATATCGAACGCAACCAGTTCAAGCCGGTGTATTGGGAGAAGATGCTCTCCGGCCTGACCGCCGAGCCTTCCGGCTACGAGGCCTGCTCGCTGGCCCTCCAGCAGGAATTCGGTCTCTCGACCGGTGTCAGCTCATGCCGGGTCGCCATCCTGAGCCTCGATACGATGAGCTCCGTCCTGCGCCGCAAGTTCGATAAGAACACGGATCTGCTCTACTTCTCCTTAACGAATATAGCTAACGAAGTGCTCAAGGAAGGCAGCCGTGCCGGCATTGCGTACCGGTACTGGAACAGCGACAACGAAGTGCTGATCCTGCTGTACGACCGGCTCGAGACGGCGGAAGAACTGCTCCACAAGATTCAGCAGAGCCTGCTTGTCGTGCTGCAGAGCACCCTCGATATCGGCCTGTCCCTCGTCCAGGATTTTCCGAAGGGACTGCCCGCGGCGTACGAGGAAGCCCGCCGGTCCCTGCGCGCCCGCAATCTGCTCTCGCGGACGAAGGGCGTCCATGTGTACAGCCCGCAGGGAGCGCCGGCCCACAAGCTGCTGGCCTTCTCGGCCTATGCCGAGTCCGTGCAGCTGGCGGTCCGCAGCGGCAGTGCGGACCAGATCCGGCGCGTCGTGGGCGAGTGGATCGCCGCGGTCCGTGAGCTGCCTTCCATCGATGTCGAGCAGCTCGAGGAAACCTCCCCCCAGTCCGGAGGCGGAAGCGGGGAGCGGTCGCCGTTCATCGTCCCGCTGGACGAGCACGGTGCCTTGTCCCTGGACCAGTGGGAGCAGCAGCTCACCGCAGACCTCATTGAGCTCTCCCGTCAGCTGCTCACCCAGCAGCACCAGGACAGCAACGTGATTTTCGAGATCTCGAAGTACATTCAGAGTCATTATCATCAGGATATCACCCTGCAGGAGATCGCCAGCCATTTCTTCCTGAGCCGCGAGTACATCTCCCGCAAGTTCAAACAGGAATTCGGCGTGAACCTCTCCGATTATGTCAGCGGCATCCGCATCGACAAAGCGAAGCTGCTGCTTCTCAATCCCCACCTGCGCGTCTCCCAGGTGGCCGAGATGGTCGGGTATGAGGATGAGAAATACTTCAGCAAAGTGTTCAAGAAGATGGTGGGCAGTTCTCCGAACGAATACAGGAAGGTGAACCCGTCATGAATACCCCCATGGAGCCGGCAGGACGGCCGAACGCGGTCCGTGCCGGCGTACCGGGACAGAGGCGTAAACGCAGAACGTACCTCGTGCTGCTGCTCTTCTGGCTTCTGCTGGTGGGCGGAGGCGCCTTCGTTGCCAAGCTCTATACGGATCATCTCCGCCGGCAGATCGCAGCGGACATCGCTGCACAGACGGATGCGAGATTGATACAGGTGCAGCAGCAATACGAAAGCCAAATCGCGGGCCTGAGGGAATCCCTCGGCGGCGACATCGCGAAGCTGCAGGAGAAGATTGATTCCGTCAACGAGCTTCTGGCCTTCACCAAGGACAGTGCGAGCTCCAAAACCGATAACAGCAACCAGCTGTACACCCAGCTCTCCGAGCTTCAGAAGAAGCTGGAGGCCCTGCAGAAACAGCTGGATGCGCTGCAGTAAGTGAAGGAAGTGAAATCTGCACCATGAATCCGATCCAAGCCATTAACCGGATGATGATGCTTGCCCTGGCGCCGTTCCTCGGCGGGATGGTGTTCCTCCTGCTCTCGGCCCTTCCCGTCACGCTGCCGGAACGCGCACTTCCGGCTCCCCCGGCGGCCGGCCTTCAGCAGGAGCTGCAGACCGCCCTCACCGCGCTGGACCGCAGCCGGGTGGACGCCGCCCTGACCCGCACCACCGTGCAGAAGTACTTCGAGCTGTACGCACAGAGTTCGGCCTCGGCCGCTTCTATGGTGAACACGGCCGAGACGGCGGCGAAGCGGCCTGCGGCCCTCTTCGATTCCCGGTTCGCCGCCAGGCTGGGTACGGGGCCCTCCCGCGCCGTGACCTCGCCGAACGTGGACCTCAAGCTGTACACCTTCCAGGAACAAGGGTACAGCGGCTACGCATTGAAGGTCGCGCTGGGATCGGACCAGGGAATGAAGATGGTTCTCGGCCAAGACCGGGTCGGCGGCAGCGAGACCACCCTCGAAGCGGTGAAGCGCTATGGAGCGGTCGCCGGGGTCAACGCCGGCGGATTCGCCGACGACCCGAAGTCCGGACGGCGCTACCCGCTCAGCACCACCATGCTCGGCGGCAAATATGTCTACGGCTTCGAGCCGACGTTCGAGGAGCTGGCTTTCATCGGCCTCAGCAAAGACCGGAAGCTCATCGGCGGCAAGTTCTCCAGGCAGGAGGATCTGGACAAGCTCCAGCCCGAATTCGGGGCCACCTTCGTTCCGGTGCTCCTGCAGGGCGGTGTGAAGCAGCCGATTCCCACCCAGTGGCTGACTTCCCCGGCCCGGGCTCCGAGAACGCTTGTGGGCAGCTTCAAGAACGACCAGCTGCTCTTCATCGTAACCGACGGTCAGGATGAGAAAGGCCATTCGGGGGCGACGCTTCCCGAGCTCCAGGACAAACTGCTTGCCCTGGGCATCCAGGATGCGTATAACCTGGACGGCGGCGGCTCCTCGTCGCTGATCTTTGACGGGCAGATCATCAACCGCCCGTCGGACGGCCGCCTGCGGCCGCTGGCCACCCACTTCTTATTCTTTCAATGATTTGTTCACAGATTTATATGTTTTCTTTTGAAACCCCGTTGGTTATAATATAGGGCGGAGGTGCTGCCGCATGTCAGCTACATTTTGGATAATGATCGTTGTGTTCCTGCTGTTCATCGTTGCGATGCTTACAGCTGCTTATAACGACGATAAGACGAAGGGTCTGTAAACGGGCAGCCTGCCACGAATGCCGGAGGCAGACACAACGAATAGGCTGGAACCGTAACGGCATGAGCGAAGAATCCGAATCTTTCGCTCATGCCGTTATGTTCCAGCCTATTTTGCATGCTTATCGGCCAGCGGGCCATGCGGCCGAATCCAGCCCCTGCCCGCTCACAGTGGGCGGCTCAAGGCAGCCGATGATACGCCGGGGCGGCGGGTCAGCGGAACCGGAGCACATTGCCTGAGTCCGCCATCCTCTCTGCGCCCTTCAAGGACAGCGGTTATGCACCGGGGCCGCGGATCAGAGGAATCGGAGACTCACTGTGTCGCCACTCTCTCTGCCTGCTTGAGGCTCCGCCGGCTGCTGCCAGCCAGCCCTATCTGCCTCTCCAAGCGGGCAGCCCGCCTCCAGCATCCTTTCCTACCCTGCCTGCCGTAAGAACTGCGAGTCCCTTTTAGGCCAGCTGATCCTTCAGCCGTTCCGGCTTCTCCTGAGTCTCCGCCTGGGCTTGCAGGGCTTCCCAGCGTTCCATGCTGAGCCCAAGCTGTGACAGCACCTCTCGGATCTCCAGCCTGACTTTCCCTGCTTCTTGTGTCAACATTATGGTTCCTCCCGTCTCTTCTCCCATGAATCCCTATCTTGTCTCTTATCCTTTATCTTTATCTTTATCTCTATCTATATCTCTATCACAATCTTTTTCTCTAACTTTTTCTCTATCGCTATCTTTATCTTTGCATCCTGCAACTTTTCCTTCTCAATGCCTGTCTTTCTCTCCAGAAGGCCGGCAGTGGTTCTTGAAAAAGAACTCCTCAGTGAATGGATTCATTTTAGCATACCTTCCGTTACAATAACGTTACAGTACGATCTCGAATCTACGATTTTTTCGGAACGCTTCTTAAAAATCTCCTTATCATTTGATATAATGACTTTTGACCTAGTTCATTCACCCTAAAACCATACATCATCCATGTCGGAGGACTTACCCTGTATGCTCCATCGCACCTCGTTCTCATCCGATATTCATTACGAATGGCTGCCGTGTGCCTCTCCCTCAGCGCCGACCCTGGTTATGATCCACGGGGCGGGGCTAAACAGCTCCTTCTGGTTCTCAGTCGTTCCGCTTCTCCAGGCCCGCTGCTCGCTGCTCCTGTACGATCTGCGAGGGCACGGCAGAAGCCAGGATGCGCCTGATACGTTCACGCCCGACGATCATCTGCTTGACCTGCAGCGGCTGCTCGACCGCCTCGGCATCCGGCAGGCCGCTTTCATCGGCCATGAATTCGGAGCCTTGCTCGCCGCCCGCTTCGCTCAGCTGAAGCCTTCGGTCGTCGACCGGCTCATTCTGATCTCGCCGCCCCCTGCCTTTCCCTTATCTGCCGCCGAAGAAGAGTACGAGGGTCGTCTGGCCCTCGCCGAAACGTCCGGCATGCCGGCTCTCGGTGAACGGATGGCCCGCAAGCTCACGGTCAAACATACCGAAAGTGCCGTACGGAGGCGCATCACGCAGGCCTTCGTGCGCTGCGGCGCCTCCGGGTACGCCCGCTGGATCCGCCAGATTCTGAACCCGGACGGCCCCTGCTGGGACCCACCCGGCAAGCCGGTCCTGCTCCTGAGCGGTGAGTACGATGAACTTTGCACGCCTTCGGCCGCCGGCATCATGCATGCCTTATGGGATACCTCGCTCTTCCTGGTCGTCCCCGGAGCCGCCTCCCTGCTGTTCGTGGACCAGCCGATCTACACCGCTGACTGGATTGAATATTTCATGCGCCGGCCCAAGGGGGAGCTGTCTGTCCGCCCGGCCGCTCAGCGTGAGGTACAGCGGCTCCTGAGGCTGGTCATCCGGCAGGATGCTGCTCCGCAGATGTCCAAGCCGCTGCTTCAGGTGCGCTGCCTTGGCACCTTCGAAGTGAGGTTAAACGGGAAGCTCGTTGAAGAGAGCTGGAATACGCGCCATGCCAAGAGCCTGCTGATCTATCTGATTTTTCACCCTGCCGCGGGACGGGAAGAATTATGCGAGCGGTTGTTCCCCGAAGTCGAACACTCCAAGGCTATGCGCAATCTCAGGGTATATCTCAGCCATTTTGCCAAGCTCCTCGAAATGCCGGCAGGCAAAGACCCGGTCCTTCACGTGGAACGGGATCTTATCCGCTTGAACGGACGTATCCAGTGCGACCTGGAGGATTATCTGACGGACCTGCAGCGGGCCCACGATACGCACGAGCCCGAAGACAAGTATGCCCTGTGCCGCAACCTGCTCGAACGCCTCAAAGGCAAGATCATTCCCGGCAGCTACGATCCCTTCTCCCTGTCTCTTCGGGAACAGGTCGAGCACGGTTGGGAGCAGCTCTGCTTATGGGCCGCGGATTACTGCCTGCAGGACAAGCAGGAGCTTGAAGCCGCTCCCTTTCTCCAGAGCGCCCTGCTCTACTGCCCGTCGGATGAGCTGCCGTTCTATGACCGGCTGATCACCCTCTACCAGCGCAGAGGCATGCAGCGTGAGCTGAGGAAGTGGACCCGCAAGCGCGATGCGGCTCTGAAGCGGCTGCCGGAGTGAACATCCCGCAAGCCCTCCGGATAAACGACTCGCCGTCCTTTAAGGACAATACGCATTTCGAGTAATACTTTCTGCGATTTTCCAAAAAAACACCCCGGATTCCTGACCGCCTAGGGTCGAAAGGAATACCGGGGTGCTTCTCGTGCAGACATGCCGGTTCAGGCAGGATGCTTATTCGCTGGTCTTGAGGAGATGCATCTCACCCAAACATTCGGCACATATATGACGTTCCTTGAAGTCGCTGACTTGATCCATGGAGCCGCAGAATACACAGCGCGGCCGGTACCGCTCCAGGATAATATGATCCCCGCTTACCAAAATCTCGACAGGATCTCCTTCGTTCATTTGATATCTTTTGCGCAGCGACTTGGGAAGCACGATTCTTCCCAGTTGATCGACCTTTCGTACTACACCTGCCGGTTTCATCATCAATTCACCTCACTTTTCACACATTGCCTTAGGTTCCCTTCATAGGATTCGACGCACCTGTCTAAATTCCTTCCCAATCAGGTCAGATTTCGCTAAGAACGTCAGTTTCTCCTGTATACAGCCCGGTCACCTGGAGATGTGCATGAGTCCGAAGCGCTAACGCAGCCCCTGGAAGCCGGTCTGTCTCAGTCCTTCGAAGAGCACAATCGCCGCGGAATTCGATAGATTCAGCGACCGCACGGCCTCGGTCATCGGCATCCGGATGAGCTGTTCCGGGTGCGCTTCCAGAATGTCCGGAGGGAGTCCCTTCGTTTCCTTGCCGAAGACCAGGAAGTCGCCGTCGCGGAATTCGACATCCGTGTACAGCTTCTGCGCTTTGGTTGTCGCGAAGAAAAAGCGGGCGTCCGGGTATTGATCCTTCACTTCCTGGAACGAATCATGATATTCCAGCTTGACGCTGTGCCAATAATCGAGCCCCGCGCGCTTCAGCGTCCTGTCGTCCGTATCGAAGCCGAGCGGTCTGACAAGATGCAGCCAAGTTCCCGTGGCCGCGCATGTGCGGGAGATGTTGCCGGTATTTGCCGGTATTTCGGGTTCCACCAATACAATATGAAAAGCCATGTCGCCTTTCCTCTCTAATTTTGCAATTTTAACACAGGTTTTACCTTTTCTTAATACGAAGATGATAGTGCGTTGAGATAATAGGAGCATCCCAGCGTTTACAAAGGAGATTATTCGGAATGATGAAGAAGAAAATTCTTGTCGTTGACGATGAA containing:
- a CDS encoding carbohydrate ABC transporter permease, with the protein product MNRRKSADWLEQLVFVGPAFICFALIVIVPFFLGMYYSFTDWNGVSGKVTWSGLANFKQILFNDPDFLKSFWFTVRFSVAAVIISNVLAFTVALILTRPLKLRNTLRTVFFLPNVIGGLLLGFIWQFIFVKGFPAIGQLTNIPFFNLPWLGDEVTAFWGIVIVFAWQTAGYFMVIYIAALMNVPKDIMEAAQLDGAKPWQLLYQIIVPLIMPAVTVCLFLAISNAFKMFDLNLSLTKGGPFKSTESVALNIYTEAFQNNRFGLGTAKAFLFFIVVAVITTIQVRITKSKEVEV
- a CDS encoding alpha/beta hydrolase yields the protein MLHRTSFSSDIHYEWLPCASPSAPTLVMIHGAGLNSSFWFSVVPLLQARCSLLLYDLRGHGRSQDAPDTFTPDDHLLDLQRLLDRLGIRQAAFIGHEFGALLAARFAQLKPSVVDRLILISPPPAFPLSAAEEEYEGRLALAETSGMPALGERMARKLTVKHTESAVRRRITQAFVRCGASGYARWIRQILNPDGPCWDPPGKPVLLLSGEYDELCTPSAAGIMHALWDTSLFLVVPGAASLLFVDQPIYTADWIEYFMRRPKGELSVRPAAQREVQRLLRLVIRQDAAPQMSKPLLQVRCLGTFEVRLNGKLVEESWNTRHAKSLLIYLIFHPAAGREELCERLFPEVEHSKAMRNLRVYLSHFAKLLEMPAGKDPVLHVERDLIRLNGRIQCDLEDYLTDLQRAHDTHEPEDKYALCRNLLERLKGKIIPGSYDPFSLSLREQVEHGWEQLCLWAADYCLQDKQELEAAPFLQSALLYCPSDELPFYDRLITLYQRRGMQRELRKWTRKRDAALKRLPE
- a CDS encoding cache domain-containing sensor histidine kinase, whose protein sequence is MGRNSLRFKLIVVLLIATIAPIVTSMIVTNAYTKQSVKEKAIQENTNLLGQSRINIVNYMNQLIDLSFSVYKNPSFIRLMDLGFRGYQSEAEIKNLIRTIAVNREVFQVYMNILERNPGEDRSFLLTNNTVIRPSPEVTMPLNPLIKPGSYEAVVETTHTSHDYGLSLLAYFTPREVLTIHRAIYRVPSMEHIGSLSVDFPLDTLSGLLHQLLNDQEEAYLLDSEGRLIYSSVPGVKFGWKLQDPWVEQMLQASDTHGTMEDKSSIHLYEKIETPYMNWYLVKKVPYEQLYRGARELTQIQFLILGILLFVVAGLTLWISVRFTRPIKELIGYINIIQTGQLDVDIQVRTKDEIGILARRFRLMMDTINDLITREYKLGLANKTNQLKALQAQINPHFLYNSLQSIGTLALQHQAPKVYHLISTLAKMMRYSMNTSESLVPLRKEVEHAKAYLELQQQRFENELTVGYHIDEATVDCVLPKMTLQPLIENYFKHGFDPRENPGELIISSRLLADGSVELTVEDNGRGMSDEALQELSLRLAQSDPAAEAADPGHLGESIGLKNVKNRLELHFNHTAVLFLEHREPTGLRITLRFPSTPLGGSTL
- a CDS encoding response regulator translates to MIAIIVDDEKHVREAIKLLVPWEEFGITRILEAQDGLDAADLIAEHRPQLIFTDMMMPLRSGTELLDWLQLHYPEGKTIVISGHDDFEFVRHTVKSGGIDYILKPIDAQQLYKAVDKAVTAWKREEAERLLQTERNIERNQFKPVYWEKMLSGLTAEPSGYEACSLALQQEFGLSTGVSSCRVAILSLDTMSSVLRRKFDKNTDLLYFSLTNIANEVLKEGSRAGIAYRYWNSDNEVLILLYDRLETAEELLHKIQQSLLVVLQSTLDIGLSLVQDFPKGLPAAYEEARRSLRARNLLSRTKGVHVYSPQGAPAHKLLAFSAYAESVQLAVRSGSADQIRRVVGEWIAAVRELPSIDVEQLEETSPQSGGGSGERSPFIVPLDEHGALSLDQWEQQLTADLIELSRQLLTQQHQDSNVIFEISKYIQSHYHQDITLQEIASHFFLSREYISRKFKQEFGVNLSDYVSGIRIDKAKLLLLNPHLRVSQVAEMVGYEDEKYFSKVFKKMVGSSPNEYRKVNPS
- the trmL gene encoding tRNA (uridine(34)/cytosine(34)/5-carboxymethylaminomethyluridine(34)-2'-O)-methyltransferase TrmL, with amino-acid sequence MAFHIVLVEPEIPANTGNISRTCAATGTWLHLVRPLGFDTDDRTLKRAGLDYWHSVKLEYHDSFQEVKDQYPDARFFFATTKAQKLYTDVEFRDGDFLVFGKETKGLPPDILEAHPEQLIRMPMTEAVRSLNLSNSAAIVLFEGLRQTGFQGLR
- a CDS encoding AbrB/MazE/SpoVT family DNA-binding domain-containing protein, with translation MKPAGVVRKVDQLGRIVLPKSLRKRYQMNEGDPVEILVSGDHIILERYRPRCVFCGSMDQVSDFKERHICAECLGEMHLLKTSE
- a CDS encoding carbohydrate ABC transporter permease: METPRYTIRTFSLEIIAILLGLLFLVSFYFVIVNSFKTFADLLTDPTSLPTSLMWDNFVRAWKILKFPTVLTNSLIITVIANLAIAFLSAMAAYRMVRHPNKLNNFLFLIFVAAMVIPFQSIMIPLVRVAKTAGLFDSIFGLVVCYIGFGAPLSIFMFHGFIKSIPMEIEESAVVDGTSTYGTFFRIVLPLLKPIGVTVILLNSLWIWNDFLLPFLILQDPTLKTIPLATNTFFGQYTKQWDLALAALVLGIIPIVIFFLAMQRHIIEGITAGSVKG
- a CDS encoding phosphodiester glycosidase family protein, which produces MNPIQAINRMMMLALAPFLGGMVFLLLSALPVTLPERALPAPPAAGLQQELQTALTALDRSRVDAALTRTTVQKYFELYAQSSASAASMVNTAETAAKRPAALFDSRFAARLGTGPSRAVTSPNVDLKLYTFQEQGYSGYALKVALGSDQGMKMVLGQDRVGGSETTLEAVKRYGAVAGVNAGGFADDPKSGRRYPLSTTMLGGKYVYGFEPTFEELAFIGLSKDRKLIGGKFSRQEDLDKLQPEFGATFVPVLLQGGVKQPIPTQWLTSPARAPRTLVGSFKNDQLLFIVTDGQDEKGHSGATLPELQDKLLALGIQDAYNLDGGGSSSLIFDGQIINRPSDGRLRPLATHFLFFQ
- a CDS encoding ABC transporter C-terminal domain-containing protein — encoded protein: MNTPMEPAGRPNAVRAGVPGQRRKRRTYLVLLLFWLLLVGGGAFVAKLYTDHLRRQIAADIAAQTDARLIQVQQQYESQIAGLRESLGGDIAKLQEKIDSVNELLAFTKDSASSKTDNSNQLYTQLSELQKKLEALQKQLDALQ